In Candidatus Omnitrophota bacterium, a single genomic region encodes these proteins:
- a CDS encoding transcription termination factor Rho produces the protein MEKLVISELKDKKISELNKIAKAMNINGISGLRKQEMIFKLLQAQAEKEGLMFGEGILEILPEGFGFLRSTNYNYLPCPDDIYISPSQIRKFDLRTGDTVSGQIRPPKEGEKYFALLKVEAVNFENPEDAKEKVLFDNLTPIYPQERFNLETKPEELSMRVMDLLTPIGKGQRGLIVAQPYSGKTVLLQKIANAITTNHPESILIVLLIDERPEEVTDMQRHVNGEVVSSTFDEPPERHLQVAEIVLEKAKRLVEHKKDVVILLDSITRLARAYNSVIPHSGKVLSGGIDSNALQKPKRFFGAARGLEEGGSLTIIATALIDTGSRMDEVIFEEFKGTGNMELQLDRNLFQRRIYPAIDIKRSNTRHEELLMKQEKLQKIWILRKVLNELNNVEAMELLIEKLAKTKNNEEFLNSMNH, from the coding sequence GTGGAAAAGTTAGTAATAAGCGAATTAAAAGATAAGAAAATATCCGAGTTGAACAAGATTGCCAAGGCGATGAATATTAACGGCATAAGCGGTTTGAGAAAACAAGAGATGATATTTAAATTGCTGCAGGCGCAGGCGGAGAAAGAGGGCCTGATGTTCGGGGAGGGCATATTGGAGATACTCCCTGAAGGCTTCGGGTTCTTGCGGTCAACCAATTATAATTATTTACCGTGCCCTGACGATATATACATATCTCCTTCTCAAATCAGAAAATTTGACCTAAGGACGGGGGATACCGTATCAGGCCAGATCAGGCCGCCGAAGGAGGGAGAAAAATATTTTGCCCTTCTTAAGGTGGAAGCGGTGAATTTTGAGAATCCCGAAGATGCAAAAGAAAAAGTCCTTTTTGACAACCTTACTCCTATTTATCCCCAGGAGAGATTCAACCTTGAGACAAAACCCGAGGAATTGTCGATGAGGGTCATGGACCTGCTTACACCTATAGGCAAAGGCCAGAGAGGCTTGATTGTCGCCCAGCCCTACAGCGGAAAGACAGTATTGCTGCAGAAGATAGCCAATGCCATAACCACAAATCATCCGGAATCTATCTTGATCGTTCTTCTAATAGATGAAAGGCCGGAAGAGGTTACGGATATGCAGAGGCATGTTAACGGCGAGGTGGTTTCTTCTACCTTTGACGAGCCTCCGGAGAGGCATTTGCAGGTCGCTGAGATCGTATTGGAAAAAGCTAAGCGCCTTGTAGAGCACAAGAAAGATGTGGTTATACTTTTAGACAGTATCACAAGGCTTGCCAGGGCTTATAACTCTGTAATCCCGCATAGCGGCAAGGTTTTATCCGGCGGTATTGATTCCAACGCCTTGCAGAAACCTAAGAGGTTCTTCGGTGCCGCAAGAGGGCTTGAGGAAGGCGGAAGCCTCACGATTATTGCCACAGCTCTTATCGATACCGGCAGCAGGATGGACGAGGTAATATTTGAAGAGTTCAAGGGCACCGGCAACATGGAGCTCCAGCTTGACCGCAATCTTTTCCAGCGCAGGATATATCCGGCGATTGATATAAAAAGGTCGAATACACGCCATGAGGAGCTGCTTATGAAGCAGGAAAAGCTCCAAAAAATATGGATATTAAGGAAAGTGCTTAATGAGCTGAATAACGTCGAGGCGATGGAGCTTCTGATAGAAAAGCTGGCCAAGACCAAGAACAACGAAGAGTTTTTAAACAGTATGAACCATTAA
- a CDS encoding 50S ribosomal protein L31 has protein sequence MKEKIHPNYKDCTIVCACGETIHTRSTKPNIRVEVCSKCHPYFTGKQKFVDSAGRVEKFIKKYKKSNG, from the coding sequence ATGAAAGAAAAAATACACCCCAATTACAAAGACTGTACGATAGTATGTGCATGCGGAGAGACGATCCATACCCGTTCCACAAAACCGAACATAAGGGTAGAGGTCTGTTCTAAGTGCCATCCTTATTTTACGGGAAAGCAAAAGTTTGTTGATTCAGCGGGAAGGGTAGAGAAGTTTATTAAGAAGTATAAGAAATCAAATGGCTGA
- the prfA gene encoding peptide chain release factor 1, which yields MAEKLDLSKYQAFEKRYSELEHLLASQEVIADKEQYSRLAKELSSISNKVSLFREYEKTARNIDELKAMLSAKHDKEFIELANSELHELKEKKQQLEKSLIEALKARDEESGKDVIVEIRQGTGGMEAGLFAADLFRMYSKYALTKNWAVEVMSSHPTELGGFKEIVFAIKGKDVFKHMRFESGVHRVQRVPHTEAQGRIHTSTATVAVLVEPEDVELVIDPKDLRIDTYRSSGPGGQHMQKSDSAVRITHIPTGMVVACQDERSQLKNKTKAMRILRARLLEVKRETEFKKVSEERKSQIGSGDRSEKIRTYNFPDRRVTDHRINFTSHRLESVLEGDMDELISAIIKANEDKLNERS from the coding sequence ATGGCTGAAAAACTTGATTTGTCAAAATATCAGGCTTTTGAAAAACGATATAGCGAACTTGAGCACTTGTTGGCTTCTCAGGAGGTGATAGCTGACAAAGAGCAATACAGCAGGCTTGCCAAGGAACTTTCTTCCATATCCAATAAAGTATCATTGTTCAGGGAATATGAGAAGACAGCAAGGAATATTGACGAGCTTAAGGCTATGCTGAGCGCCAAGCATGATAAAGAATTCATTGAGCTTGCTAACAGCGAATTACATGAGCTCAAAGAGAAGAAACAACAGCTGGAGAAAAGCCTTATTGAGGCATTGAAAGCCAGGGATGAAGAATCCGGTAAAGATGTCATAGTGGAGATCCGCCAGGGTACCGGGGGCATGGAGGCAGGGCTGTTTGCCGCTGACCTCTTCAGGATGTATTCCAAATATGCCTTAACCAAGAATTGGGCCGTAGAGGTAATGTCATCCCACCCTACTGAATTAGGCGGGTTCAAGGAAATAGTCTTTGCTATAAAAGGCAAGGATGTTTTTAAACATATGAGATTTGAAAGCGGAGTGCATAGGGTGCAGCGCGTCCCTCACACCGAAGCCCAGGGCCGAATACACACTTCGACTGCTACTGTTGCAGTATTAGTTGAGCCCGAAGACGTAGAGCTTGTCATTGACCCTAAAGACCTAAGGATTGATACTTACAGGTCTTCAGGCCCCGGAGGCCAGCATATGCAGAAGAGCGATTCGGCAGTGCGTATTACCCATATACCTACGGGAATGGTTGTAGCCTGCCAGGATGAACGGTCTCAGCTTAAGAATAAAACAAAGGCAATGAGGATTTTAAGAGCAAGGCTATTGGAGGTAAAGAGGGAAACAGAATTTAAAAAGGTCTCAGAAGAGCGTAAATCTCAAATCGGGAGCGGAGACAGGAGCGAAAAAATACGAACCTATAATTTCCCTGACAGGCGGGTTACTGACCACCGGATAAACTTTACTTCTCACAGGCTTGAGTCCGTATTAGAAGGCGATATGGATGAATTAATATCGGCCATTATCAAAGCTAACGAGGATAAGCTGAATGAACGAAGCTGA
- the prmC gene encoding peptide chain release factor N(5)-glutamine methyltransferase — translation MNEAELVFTDVLQCDRVSLYSARGVILNRRQLSKISSVFKRRLNGEPLQYILGKTEFMGFEFKVNRSVLIPRPETEIMVEECIGIIRNISAKGKASVLDIGTGSGCIAVSLAKLCPKTLSIDAVDISGGALSVAADNAHRNGVAGRINFIKSDLFKELNPRKKYDLIVSNPPYVERGMIGRLEKEIHFEPRLALDGGDSGLDFYKAIISDAPSFMKENGFIVFEAGLGQAERIKNIFYKNDKFEIIGKVKDYNDIERVIIAKYG, via the coding sequence ATGAACGAAGCTGAACTTGTATTTACGGATGTCCTGCAGTGCGATAGAGTGTCTTTATATTCCGCAAGAGGTGTTATACTTAACCGCAGGCAGCTTTCTAAGATTTCTAGCGTATTTAAACGCAGGCTTAACGGAGAGCCCCTTCAGTATATTTTAGGCAAGACCGAATTCATGGGTTTTGAATTTAAGGTAAACAGGAGCGTGCTTATCCCCAGGCCCGAGACAGAGATCATGGTAGAGGAATGCATAGGTATAATAAGAAATATTTCCGCTAAAGGCAAGGCGTCAGTTTTGGATATTGGCACAGGTTCCGGATGCATAGCTGTTTCTTTGGCAAAATTATGCCCGAAAACATTATCCATCGATGCTGTTGATATATCCGGCGGCGCTCTATCAGTGGCTGCGGATAATGCTCATAGAAACGGAGTTGCAGGCAGGATAAATTTCATAAAAAGCGATTTATTCAAGGAACTTAATCCGCGGAAGAAATACGACCTCATAGTTTCGAATCCCCCGTATGTAGAAAGAGGTATGATAGGCAGATTAGAAAAAGAGATCCATTTTGAGCCGAGGTTAGCGCTTGACGGCGGGGATTCCGGCCTGGATTTCTATAAAGCGATAATTTCTGATGCGCCTTCATTTATGAAAGAAAACGGATTCATAGTTTTTGAGGCAGGCCTGGGCCAGGCGGAAAGAATAAAAAATATTTTTTACAAAAATGATAAATTTGAGATAATAGGTAAGGTTAAAGATTACAATGATATTGAAAGGGTCATAATAGCTAAATATGGATAA
- the murA gene encoding UDP-N-acetylglucosamine 1-carboxyvinyltransferase, whose amino-acid sequence MDKLIIEGGNRLKGEVEVSGSKNSVLPIFAATLLTDKPCVIKGVPMLRDTNTMLKILKSLGKNIDLDGKNVRITTGKQLKYFADYKLVSTMRASFCVLGPLLGRFKKAEVSLPGGCVIGVRPVDLHLKGIKSLGADINIESGYVIANARKLKGAYVYLGGVFGSSVLATDNVMMTAVLAKGKTVIESAACEPEVVDLAEFLIKMGAKIKGHGTPIIEIEGVNHLQGAEHEIIPDRIEAGTLMVAALITRGDITIKRALYQHLGALIDKLQEAGAGIYKSNGSIRVKYKGRLKPINITTLPYPGFPTDMQAQVMSLMTVTPGISLITEKIYPDRFMHVAELNRMGARIQREGPHAVVEGAKSLSGAAVMASDLRASAGLVLAGLCAKGRTSVSRIYHLERGYENMESKLQGLGAKIWREKE is encoded by the coding sequence ATGGATAAACTTATAATTGAAGGCGGTAATAGGTTAAAAGGCGAAGTTGAGGTTTCTGGCTCAAAGAATTCGGTACTGCCGATATTTGCGGCAACTCTGTTAACGGACAAGCCCTGTGTGATTAAAGGAGTGCCGATGTTGCGGGATACAAATACTATGCTCAAGATCCTTAAGTCATTGGGCAAGAACATCGACCTTGACGGCAAAAATGTCAGGATTACAACGGGTAAACAACTCAAATATTTTGCGGATTACAAGCTTGTTTCTACCATGCGCGCTTCATTCTGTGTCCTGGGCCCGCTTTTAGGCCGCTTTAAAAAGGCAGAGGTTTCTTTGCCGGGCGGATGCGTTATAGGTGTGCGCCCAGTAGACCTGCATTTAAAAGGCATTAAGTCTCTTGGAGCGGATATCAATATCGAATCGGGTTATGTTATTGCCAATGCCAGAAAATTAAAAGGCGCCTATGTTTATTTGGGAGGCGTATTCGGTTCTTCTGTGCTGGCTACTGATAACGTAATGATGACAGCGGTTTTAGCCAAAGGTAAAACAGTGATTGAATCTGCTGCCTGCGAGCCTGAGGTAGTAGATTTAGCGGAGTTCCTGATAAAGATGGGAGCTAAGATAAAGGGCCACGGCACCCCGATAATTGAGATAGAGGGTGTAAACCACCTGCAAGGTGCTGAGCACGAGATAATCCCTGACAGGATAGAAGCAGGCACCCTGATGGTCGCTGCGCTTATTACGCGCGGAGATATAACTATAAAAAGAGCATTGTACCAGCATCTGGGCGCGCTTATCGATAAACTGCAGGAAGCAGGTGCAGGCATATATAAGAGTAACGGTTCAATAAGGGTAAAATATAAGGGAAGGCTAAAGCCAATTAATATTACCACATTGCCTTATCCGGGTTTTCCCACGGATATGCAGGCGCAGGTCATGAGTCTTATGACCGTTACTCCCGGGATAAGCCTAATTACAGAAAAGATATACCCTGACCGTTTTATGCATGTTGCCGAACTTAACCGTATGGGAGCGCGTATTCAAAGAGAGGGTCCGCATGCGGTGGTAGAAGGGGCGAAATCGCTTAGCGGGGCTGCGGTCATGGCATCTGACTTGAGGGCCTCTGCGGGGCTTGTATTAGCCGGCTTGTGTGCCAAGGGCAGAACTTCAGTTTCCAGGATCTATCATCTTGAACGTGGTTACGAAAATATGGAATCCAAGCTGCAGGGGCTAGGCGCAAAGATATGGAGAGAAAAAGAATGA
- a CDS encoding aminodeoxychorismate/anthranilate synthase component II, whose amino-acid sequence MILMIDNYDSFTYNLVQYLGELGQDVKVYRNDKITINQIKRLKPAKILISPGPGRPEDAGISCAVIKELEGKVPILGVCLGHQCIGYVYGGKIINARKLMHGKTSLIYHNRKEIFRGIPNPFEATRYHSLIVERSSLPGCLEITAKTKEGEIMGLKHKIFPTWGVQFHPESILTRCGKDILANFLKAA is encoded by the coding sequence ATGATTTTAATGATTGATAATTATGACTCATTTACCTATAACTTGGTCCAGTATCTGGGCGAGCTGGGCCAGGACGTAAAAGTCTATAGAAATGACAAGATTACTATTAACCAGATTAAAAGGTTAAAGCCGGCTAAGATATTGATTTCTCCCGGTCCGGGCCGGCCGGAGGATGCCGGAATATCTTGCGCCGTTATAAAAGAACTTGAAGGCAAAGTCCCGATATTAGGGGTTTGTCTGGGGCATCAATGTATAGGTTATGTTTATGGGGGCAAGATAATCAATGCGCGTAAACTTATGCATGGCAAGACTTCGTTGATTTATCACAATCGTAAAGAAATATTCCGCGGGATCCCTAATCCTTTTGAAGCTACAAGGTATCATTCATTGATTGTCGAGCGCAGCTCTCTTCCCGGATGCCTTGAGATAACAGCAAAGACAAAAGAAGGAGAAATAATGGGTTTAAAGCATAAGATTTTTCCGACTTGGGGCGTGCAATTCCACCCGGAATCCATATTGACAAGATGCGGCAAGGATATACTTGCTAATTTCCTGAAAGCCGCCTGA
- the trpD gene encoding anthranilate phosphoribosyltransferase produces MIQEAITLLKEKKDLNPEQMYSAMEEIMAGKAVTEDIVRFLLALEDKGYAVEELTSAARVMRKFAVKISPKEKEILDTCGTGGDQKGTFNVSTAVAFVASGCGVTVAKHGNRSVSSCCGSADILESLGVNIEMSVEKIEACLDDIGIAFLFAQRMHPAMKNAMPARKQIGRRTIFNILGPLANPASATHQLIGVFEPALTRDLASVLMKLGSKSALVVCGDDGLDEISVSDSTVVSELRNGKISTYKIFPEDFNIKRVDLKYLQTSDIAGNKKVIMDVLGGSKSPCRDIVVLNSAAALFAAGTVGSIKSGMGLAAESIDSGRALRKLELLIEYSR; encoded by the coding sequence ATGATCCAGGAAGCTATAACCTTATTAAAAGAAAAAAAGGACTTAAATCCTGAGCAGATGTATTCTGCCATGGAGGAGATAATGGCAGGTAAAGCCGTTACGGAGGATATTGTCCGGTTTTTGCTGGCCCTGGAGGATAAAGGTTATGCTGTCGAAGAGTTGACTTCTGCAGCCAGGGTAATGCGCAAGTTTGCCGTGAAGATAAGCCCGAAGGAGAAAGAGATACTGGATACCTGCGGCACGGGTGGTGACCAGAAAGGGACTTTTAATGTTTCTACCGCAGTGGCATTCGTGGCCAGCGGATGCGGTGTTACTGTAGCAAAGCATGGAAACCGTTCAGTCTCAAGCTGCTGCGGAAGCGCCGATATCCTTGAGTCTTTAGGCGTGAACATTGAGATGAGCGTAGAAAAGATAGAGGCATGCCTTGATGATATAGGCATAGCTTTTCTTTTTGCGCAGAGAATGCATCCGGCTATGAAGAACGCCATGCCTGCCAGAAAGCAGATAGGCAGGAGGACGATATTTAATATATTGGGTCCTTTGGCAAACCCTGCTTCGGCAACACATCAATTGATCGGAGTATTTGAGCCTGCGCTTACCCGGGATTTAGCCAGCGTATTGATGAAGCTAGGCAGTAAGAGTGCTCTGGTTGTATGCGGTGATGACGGCCTGGATGAAATATCGGTTTCAGATTCTACTGTGGTTTCAGAGCTGCGCAATGGCAAGATATCGACTTATAAGATTTTCCCGGAAGATTTTAATATCAAAAGGGTAGATTTGAAATATTTACAAACTTCCGATATCGCCGGTAACAAAAAGGTCATAATGGATGTTTTAGGTGGGAGTAAAAGTCCTTGCCGCGATATAGTTGTTTTGAATTCTGCGGCAGCATTATTTGCGGCAGGAACCGTCGGTTCTATAAAAAGCGGTATGGGGCTTGCAGCCGAATCTATTGATTCGGGCCGGGCGTTAAGAAAATTAGAACTTTTAATCGAATATTCCCGTTAA
- the trpC gene encoding indole-3-glycerol phosphate synthase TrpC, with amino-acid sequence MKDTLKEIIKVKKEKLLLAKQALPEDELKSRLTGLPEARGFTQAIAKPKQISLIAELKKASPSKGLIRQDFDIAKLAAAYQEAGAQAISVLTEEDFFQGNLSYLQIARDNANLPVLRKDFIMEAYQIYESRVFGADAVLLIADILSKDKLVELMGISKELGLDCLVEVHDEKELKKVLNLKVPLIGINNRDLHSLEVDFKITEKLFPLIPKEKIVVVESGIKTYQDILFLKILGASAVLIGEAIMSSQDVRQKIEEIMGW; translated from the coding sequence ATGAAAGACACGCTTAAAGAAATAATAAAAGTTAAGAAAGAAAAATTACTTCTTGCAAAACAAGCCTTGCCCGAAGATGAGCTTAAATCCAGGCTAACAGGTTTACCCGAGGCCCGTGGTTTCACCCAGGCTATAGCTAAGCCAAAACAGATATCGCTTATTGCTGAGTTGAAGAAAGCCTCTCCGTCAAAAGGCCTGATACGCCAAGATTTTGACATTGCTAAACTTGCAGCTGCTTACCAGGAGGCCGGGGCACAGGCTATTTCGGTATTGACCGAAGAAGATTTTTTTCAGGGGAACTTATCTTATCTACAGATAGCCAGAGATAATGCAAACCTCCCTGTTTTAAGGAAAGATTTTATCATGGAGGCATACCAGATTTATGAATCCCGTGTTTTTGGAGCCGATGCAGTACTTCTTATAGCAGATATACTTTCTAAGGATAAGCTGGTTGAATTGATGGGGATTTCAAAAGAGCTCGGACTTGATTGCCTGGTAGAGGTGCATGACGAGAAAGAGCTGAAAAAAGTCCTGAACCTTAAAGTGCCGCTAATCGGTATAAATAACCGTGATCTTCATTCGCTGGAAGTGGATTTCAAAATAACCGAAAAATTGTTCCCGCTTATCCCTAAAGAAAAAATAGTCGTAGTAGAAAGCGGGATAAAGACTTATCAGGATATATTATTTCTCAAGATTCTCGGGGCAAGCGCCGTACTTATCGGAGAAGCTATTATGAGCAGCCAGGATGTCCGTCAGAAAATAGAAGAAATAATGGGCTGGTAG
- a CDS encoding phosphoribosylanthranilate isomerase, whose protein sequence is MVKIKICGITNIKDALDSIRLGAHALGFVFYKKSPRYIRPIDAKSIIERLPSGIMKVGVFVGGSRKSIKNILRSCKLDALQLHGGQTPQFCRGFKGYRVIKCLKVRKAIDKKEINRYNVYALLFDTFDKDVAGGTGRRFDWKLLKGIPRNNKLFFLSGGLTAGNVGLAIKIVRPDWVDVSSSLESRPGKKDAARVRRFINAVKRTKI, encoded by the coding sequence ATGGTTAAGATAAAAATATGCGGGATAACTAACATTAAAGATGCCCTTGATTCAATCAGGCTGGGGGCGCATGCCTTAGGCTTTGTATTTTACAAAAAAAGCCCCAGGTATATACGCCCTATAGATGCAAAGAGCATAATTGAACGTTTGCCTTCGGGGATAATGAAAGTCGGCGTATTTGTCGGGGGAAGCCGAAAGTCCATAAAAAATATTTTACGTTCGTGTAAACTAGATGCTTTACAATTGCATGGCGGGCAGACGCCGCAGTTCTGCAGAGGATTTAAAGGCTACAGGGTAATAAAATGCCTCAAGGTAAGAAAAGCTATAGATAAGAAGGAGATAAACAGATATAATGTATATGCTTTGCTTTTTGATACTTTTGACAAGGATGTTGCCGGGGGGACTGGCCGCAGGTTTGACTGGAAATTATTAAAGGGCATCCCAAGAAATAATAAATTGTTTTTTCTTTCCGGAGGCTTAACAGCCGGAAATGTGGGTTTGGCAATAAAAATTGTCCGTCCCGACTGGGTTGATGTTTCTTCATCTTTGGAATCGCGCCCTGGAAAGAAAGACGCAGCCAGGGTCAGAAGATTTATAAACGCAGTAAAAAGAACCAAAATATGA
- the trpB gene encoding tryptophan synthase subunit beta, producing MNPDKKGHFGEFGGRFVPETLVFALNQLEHEFNRVKTDVKFKRELSGYFKDYAGRPTPLYFAKSLSKFIGSRVYLKREDLLHTGAHKINNTLGQVLLAVRMGKKRIIAETGAGQHGVATATVAALFGLECFVYMGKEDIERQALNVYRMKLLGARVVPVTSGSRTLKDAMTEALRDWVTNVRDTYYIIGSVAGPHPYPLIVRHFQSVIGVEARKQIKMQEGKLPDYLVACVGGGSNAMGLFHPFFKDKSVKFIGVEAAGRGIKSQKHAATLVAGSIGVLHGSKSGLLQDKFGQVKEAYSIAAGLDYPGVGPEHTYYKSIKRASYYCVNDKEALQGFKMLSEYEGIIPALESAHAIAFLQKLRGKIKKGSVIIVCLSGRGDKDMGIATKELKL from the coding sequence ATGAATCCGGATAAAAAGGGACATTTTGGAGAGTTCGGCGGCAGATTCGTGCCGGAGACGCTGGTGTTTGCGTTGAACCAGCTTGAGCATGAGTTTAACAGGGTTAAAACCGATGTTAAATTCAAGCGCGAGCTTAGCGGGTATTTTAAAGATTATGCAGGCAGGCCTACGCCGTTATATTTTGCCAAGAGTTTAAGTAAATTTATCGGCTCAAGGGTCTATTTAAAAAGAGAGGATCTGCTGCATACGGGAGCGCATAAGATAAATAATACACTGGGCCAGGTATTGCTTGCTGTTAGAATGGGCAAAAAGAGGATAATAGCCGAAACCGGTGCCGGGCAACACGGAGTTGCCACTGCTACGGTAGCTGCACTTTTTGGCCTTGAGTGTTTCGTTTATATGGGTAAAGAAGATATAGAAAGGCAGGCTTTAAATGTCTATAGAATGAAATTATTGGGAGCCCGTGTTGTCCCTGTTACTTCTGGTTCCAGGACATTGAAAGATGCCATGACAGAAGCTTTAAGAGACTGGGTAACAAATGTGCGTGATACCTATTATATAATAGGTAGCGTAGCCGGCCCGCATCCTTATCCTTTGATAGTGAGGCATTTTCAATCAGTAATCGGTGTGGAGGCCAGAAAACAGATAAAAATGCAGGAGGGCAAACTTCCGGATTACCTGGTTGCCTGTGTCGGAGGGGGCAGTAATGCTATGGGTTTATTTCACCCCTTCTTTAAAGATAAGAGCGTAAAATTTATCGGGGTAGAGGCAGCCGGCAGGGGGATAAAATCCCAGAAACATGCGGCTACTTTAGTAGCCGGAAGTATCGGTGTCCTGCATGGCTCTAAATCCGGGTTGCTGCAGGATAAGTTTGGCCAGGTTAAGGAAGCTTATTCTATAGCAGCCGGCCTTGATTATCCTGGAGTGGGCCCTGAGCATACCTATTATAAGTCTATCAAAAGGGCTAGTTATTATTGTGTCAACGATAAAGAAGCGCTTCAGGGATTTAAGATGCTTTCAGAATATGAAGGCATAATACCTGCTTTGGAATCAGCACATGCAATAGCTTTTTTGCAGAAGCTACGCGGCAAGATAAAGAAAGGCTCTGTTATAATTGTCTGTCTTTCCGGCAGGGGTGACAAAGATATGGGTATAGCAACAAAAGAGCTTAAGCTATGA
- a CDS encoding tryptophan synthase subunit alpha, with product MNRIEKKFKELKRKNKKALVAFITAGYPSLSATEKLIIRLEQAGVDIIELGIPFSDPMADGPIIQESSQEALNKGVNVVNILQTVRRARKQVRLPLCLMTYYNPVFRYGQDRFVRDSVASGVDGLIVPDLPPDEAAGLIKKARKTGLDTIFFVSPTTSRERMKFIAKNTTGFIYYVSTTGVTGPRSNIPGDLLVNLRAIKNITSKPVCVGFGVSNRDQALKISRIADGVIVGSAIVKKIKECSKHPAFINKVAAFVSSLKI from the coding sequence ATGAACAGGATAGAAAAAAAATTCAAAGAGTTAAAGCGTAAAAACAAAAAAGCCCTGGTTGCTTTTATTACTGCCGGGTATCCAAGCCTGAGCGCTACAGAAAAACTGATAATCCGGCTTGAGCAAGCCGGAGTTGATATCATAGAATTAGGCATCCCTTTTTCAGACCCTATGGCAGACGGGCCGATAATACAAGAATCTTCCCAGGAGGCTTTAAATAAAGGGGTTAACGTTGTTAATATACTTCAGACTGTAAGAAGGGCTAGAAAGCAGGTAAGACTGCCGCTGTGCCTTATGACGTATTATAACCCCGTATTCCGTTACGGCCAGGACAGGTTCGTAAGGGATTCGGTTGCAAGCGGAGTTGACGGGCTTATTGTCCCGGATCTGCCGCCCGATGAAGCCGCCGGATTGATAAAAAAAGCAAGGAAGACAGGTTTAGATACGATATTTTTTGTCTCTCCTACCACATCCAGGGAGAGGATGAAATTTATAGCAAAGAATACTACGGGTTTCATTTATTATGTTTCCACAACCGGTGTAACCGGTCCACGCAGCAATATTCCTGGTGACCTGCTGGTAAACCTCAGGGCAATAAAGAATATAACCTCAAAGCCGGTGTGCGTAGGTTTTGGGGTCTCAAACAGGGACCAGGCCTTGAAGATTTCCAGAATAGCAGACGGAGTAATTGTCGGCAGCGCAATAGTGAAAAAGATAAAAGAATGCAGTAAGCACCCAGCCTTTATTAATAAAGTTGCAGCATTTGTTTCTTCTCTTAAAATATAA